Within Gracilinanus agilis isolate LMUSP501 unplaced genomic scaffold, AgileGrace unplaced_scaffold7081, whole genome shotgun sequence, the genomic segment CTCTGGAGCAGGTGGTCATGGGGGAGGCAGCGGAAGACTCGGAGTCGGGGGCGGGGGACCGGGTGGGGGTCACTGCGGACCTTCCCCAGACTGAGCAGGAGGCGGAGGAAGCCCATCCCAGGACGCCTAGGTGAAGGGGAGAGCGGCCCCAACATCCTCAGCCCAGGCCCCCTCCCGACTCAGTAAGTATGAGGCTGGGTCAGGCCGGAGGGGAAAATGGATTCCTTGGAGGTGAATGAGACCCGCAGCAGCCCTGCCCTGCATCAGAGCACCCTCCATCACCGGGCCTTGTGATgtggagggatttgaactcagcccaGAGTCTCCTGCCCCGCTTGGACCTCTCCGCAGAGAAAGAGTGCCTCAGGGAGGCTGAGGCTAATAATAAAGGACCTTCTTACAGGCTTACGGTTTTCAAGCTCTCTTGAACAGACAGCATTGACAGGGGACAGATCTTAGGGAAAGGGGGACAGCCCAGCCCGGATGGGGCATGGCAGGCATCTCACAGGGTCAAAAAGAGGCCACGGACTCCAGGGAGGCTGCTGCCCCCTCCACGGCCATCACTGCAATGCTGAGCTGCTTCCTCACAGCGGCCCAAGTGGTCAGGTCACTCGGGGAATTCATGGCCTCAAGGCAGGCATTGGCCAGGCCAGGGAACGTGGACACGGTAGACGTTCGGGGGCCCCAGAGCACGTGGCtgtagggagagaggagagggccAGGAAGCTTGGTGGGGGGGGGTTCGGTTGCCAGCATACCCGAGGCTCCTAGCAGGAGGGGGGTGTGCCAGGCCCACACATGCCAGGGTACCCTCACCTGTAGTAGTATTCTTCAGGGAAGGCCCGGGAGTTCAGGAAAGCTCGTTCCAAGAGCATGAGCTGGTCATTCACCATCCGGACCTTCAGAGGGCTGGGAGGAGgcaagggggaaaaggagggtcAGAGAGGCCTCGCAGATGGCACCAGTTatctcccccaccaccaccatgtGCCAGACCTTGGGCTAAGCCCCAGGGACACAGGCAAGAAGCTGGTGGCAACGGAGGGGACACAAAGAAGGGCCACCAGCAGGGCACCAGCCCCTCCCAACCCTCACTGCCCCCCCCATACCCAATAGGGTGCCAGGGCTGGTCACGTTCACCTCTGCAGCACCTCCCATGGCTTCTGGGACAGCCCCAGCCCAGgacaggtcctcatcacctcactcCTGGGTGACAGTGGGTGCCATGTAGGGGGAAGACCAAGTAAGCTAAAGGTGGCCTTTGTCTGGCCCAGCCCAGGCTGGGGATGGGACGCGATGCATCCTCGGGCCCTCTCCCCGTGTCTCAGACCAGGAACTCACTCGGACGGGTTCTCCTTGAGGGTCTCAGCGAGGTGGTCCAGGGTAGCCGCTGCCTGTTCAAACCTTTTAACAGCTGTCACCAGGGGCCCTGCAGGGGGAGGAGAGGGCATCTTGCTCAGCCAAGGAGGGCCCGGGACAGGTGGCACTGGTCTGGGGTGGAAGGAGCTGTCCAGTACCCAGGCTGATGTTGTTCTGGGTTAGAGTGGGCTCCAGGCCCTCCTGGGCCGCCTGTAGGAAGCTCCAGAGCGTCTCATTGTAGTCGCTGACTCGGAAGGGCAACAGGAGGCTGTCGCTGAGACGCAGCAGGACATTGGCAGCTGTTCGGGCTACGGCCTGGTGGCTGGTGAAGCCTGTCCACAGAGAGGCACAGAGGCGGGGTCAGCCCTGCTCCCCGAGCTCTCCACTCTGGCTCCCCTCAGCCTCCCACTCACCGGGGTCAAGAAACGTCTCCACGTACTGGAAGGTGTCGAAGGCAGTGTGGTAGGTGGGGTAGATCCGGGCCGAAGTCTTGCTCTGGGGGAGtgagggaaggggggaaggggctCAGTCCAGCAGACAGGCCCAGGGTGAGGATGAGGAGCCTCAGGAATAATGGATGTGACACAGACACCCAATGGCCATAGGCAAAGCTGGGGATTTTTAGCTGGAGCACctcggggtgggggggaggaatgAGCCAGTTGGGGGCACTGGAGCAGCTGGGAACGGAGGGGGTCCGGCCTGTGGGAAAGTTGTGTCTGGGCCCCCAGGGACCTCGCTCACCTGATCATAGGTGTAGGCAATGTCCATGGAGGAGATTCCCAGGAAGTGGACGAAGGCTGCGTAGTCACTCCCGGAGCCCAGTGAGCCCAGGCTGCAGAAGCAAGGACAGAAAGGGGTCAGTCCTACGTTTGTACCCCTTATTACACATGGACTTGTTTCTCCCTGGAAGGAAGCCCCTGGAGGTTTGGGGCTGCCATATGTTTGTATTAGTAGCCCCAATGTCTAGCCTAGTGCCTGGAGTGTgtagatacctaataaatgcttgctgatccATGGATTATTTGGCTCCTGGGTCCCCTCAGACCGCAGGCTCCTCCTCACCTGGGTATGAGGCCGTGAACAGGGCTGCTCCGGTTGCTGTGTTGGAGCCAGTTGTCATAAACTGTCAGGCTGCTGGTCCCAGGTGCTCTGACCTGGGCAGGTAGGGATGGAATGGGCACGAGAGCCCTTCCCAGATGGCCAGATTTCTCACCCAGACTCCCCCTCAGCCTTGCCCTTTGCCCTCTCCCAGCACCTCTTTGGCTGCAGAAAAGATAACACTCTGgacagggggggtcccctgggcCCTCAGGGTAGCATTGGCTGAGGAAGGAGGAGTGAAGAGAAGTTAGTGCCCCTCCCTTGCCCCCCACTTCCTGTGAGCAGAGCCCTGGGGTGCTGCCCCTTGATCTCGCCCCAGAACCTGACTCACAGACCCCCCGAGTTCGCGGGCTCTGGCTTTCTTGGCCCTACCAAACACAGCGATGTCCACATTGATATATGCCACCGCGCGCTCCTGCAGCTTGGTAAAGAACTCCTGGGGATCGGAGAGCAGAGGTCAGCCGGTCAGCTCCCTCCAGCCTCCCTCCTGCCCAGTCCATGGGGTCACTCACTTCTGTGAACTCGGTGGAGCCGATGAGGCCAAACTCTTCAGCTCCCCAACTTGCAAACACGATTGTCCGGCGAGGTCGCCACTTTCCTGGAGGAGACAGAAAGTTGGGCGGCAGAGCTCTGGGGGTCCTCGGAGCGTGGCGCGGGAACGAGGCAGTGATGGGACGTGGGGTGGGGGGGCCCTCCGGAAGCTGCCTTAGGAGAATCCAATTCATCAGCCCGTAGAGAGCTTCTGAACTGGCCCCCtggtccaaccccatcatttcacCGGGGCGGAAATGGGCCCAAGGTCTTGGCAGGCGACAGCAATGACGGGATCAGGAGCAAATCCAGGGCGATGAGGTCAGAGggaggttgggaggagggaaaCGTGAGGAAAGGGGGGtaaaagatggaaggaagctCGGGGAGTTTGAGGGAGGTCCGTGGGCCGGGGCCGTAGTCTTACCCTTCTTCACCAGGGTCCCCAGCACTCGGGAAATCTCCAAGAGTACGGCAGAGCCACTGCTGGGGTCCACAGCCCCATGTACCCAGCTGTCCCGATGGTTCCCGTAGAGGATGTAGCGGTCTGGGCCAGAGGAGGCAAGAGGGTGAGCAGAAGGGGCCGAGGCTGGAGCAGGGGTTCATTCCCAGGGCTCGCTGGGAGTATGGCGGCAAGTTGGCAGAGGGGCTTCCTCACCAGGCTCCACGGCCCCCCGGATGATGCCCAGGACGTTGGAGGAATTCCGGAGTTCTAGCCGGTTGTAAACAGTGACGTTCACCTGACTTTAGGGGAAAGGCGAAGAGGTCATAAaccaaaaaggagagaaaaggcaaaggcaagggggtgggaagagagagagcaggGCAATCCGAGGCTGGACGAGTCCTGGTCAAGGACACCTCCTAGATGCTACCCCAGCACTGAAGGGGAGGCCCGAGGGTCCCTCTCTCCCAGCCCTGAAATTCTGTGGGGAACAATGAGCCTGAGGAGGGGACAAGTCCTACGTGATGGAGAGAAGCTGGAgtcaaagagaggaaggaagaggccAAGGACACCAAAAGGAGGGGGTCCCTTCCTCACCTATCCTGGGGAAACGTCCCATTGTCCAGGAAGCCTGGTCCCAGCCTGTAGTCACATCCCAGGGCCCCCTGCCAGGCATTAGGAGCTAGATCCCCATTGAGGTTACTGGGAAGGAGACAAAGGGTTAGGAACATGGAACAAGGAAGTAACCTTAGAGAACATCTGGCAGCCCCTCGtgacaggtggggaaactgaggcccacagagggaAAGGGCTTGCCCAAGAAGCTTGCCTCATCTCACCGCCTAGCCAAGGGGTCTAGAGCTGATCTCCCTGGGAGTAAAAAGCAAGGTATAACCCCAGAagccccccccaccccgccccaaGCAGATGAGAAGGGAAGCTCACCAGAGTAGTGTTTGGGCATCCTCAAAGCCTATTGGCTGGGTGGGGATTGGGGGGAAGCCCTGGATTTCTGCTGTCTCTAGGCGGAAACCAGAAGGGGTAGCCGGAAAGTAAGGGGTTAGAGGGTCCCCAAAATGCTCATAATAAGAACCCCGCTCCACCCCTGAAGGAGGCAGTGCCCAGGAGTTTGGAAATGTCTCATTAGGAAAGCTCAGGCCGTCATTGATGTCCCCAGGGTCCGTGTAGACCAGAAGTCCAGCCACCCCATGCTTGGCTCCATTCACGGCCTGCAGGGGACAGAGGACAGTGACGGTGCCGGTCTCCCTCCGTCCTCTCTTCTGTCCCCAGGCTCCCATCCTCTTGCTCTGGGGCCAAATAAGGCTCAATAACCTCATGAGTGGAGTCCCAGCTCAACAGCTGGGTGAACCCCGTCATTTTACAGAAAGCCTGGGCCCAGCCTGCCCTCACCTCCCAGAGGCCCCTTCCAGGAACTGGGAGCTACAGGCCCAGTGAGGCTCCTGGGAAGGAGGCAAAGGTTCGGGTCCTGGAATTCAAACGCATTTGGAAATCTC encodes:
- the NAALADL1 gene encoding aminopeptidase NAALADL1 gives rise to the protein MQWWKGTLLALGVAALFSLGIILGHFAIPKKAEPTGPTSLSQDLDQELLDNVMSQLDASRIRENLRELSLKPHLATSSRDDYLVELFLERWQNPEWGLDAARKGVYEVLLSFPSQEQPNSVQVVSPQGQILFNARQSEENLTGEQGDPDVVPPYAAYAPPGSPQGPLVYANRGSEEDYAHLESRGINLNGTIALTRYGGVGRGAKAVNGAKHGVAGLLVYTDPGDINDGLSFPNETFPNSWALPPSGVERGSYYEHFGDPLTPYFPATPSGFRLETAEIQGFPPIPTQPIGFEDAQTLLCNLNGDLAPNAWQGALGCDYRLGPGFLDNGTFPQDSQVNVTVYNRLELRNSSNVLGIIRGAVEPDRYILYGNHRDSWVHGAVDPSSGSAVLLEISRVLGTLVKKGKWRPRRTIVFASWGAEEFGLIGSTEFTEEFFTKLQERAVAYINVDIAVFANATLRAQGTPPVQSVIFSAAKEVRAPGTSSLTVYDNWLQHSNRSSPVHGLIPSLGSLGSGSDYAAFVHFLGISSMDIAYTYDQSKTSARIYPTYHTAFDTFQYVETFLDPGFTSHQAVARTAANVLLRLSDSLLLPFRVSDYNETLWSFLQAAQEGLEPTLTQNNISLGPLVTAVKRFEQAAATLDHLAETLKENPSDPLKVRMVNDQLMLLERAFLNSRAFPEEYYYSHVLWGPRTSTVSTFPGLANACLEAMNSPSDLTTWAAVRKQLSIAVMAVEGAAASLESVASF